The following coding sequences lie in one Numida meleagris isolate 19003 breed g44 Domestic line chromosome Z, NumMel1.0, whole genome shotgun sequence genomic window:
- the LOC110389963 gene encoding uncharacterized protein LOC110389963, translated as MAAEEAWTCSICRDVRRDIAYAIPCNHVFCLGCIHRWARLRDSCPLCRMAMKTTRVSVRGENQYVECIVSPPAVPVPAGFGPATGPSGTAASAPPSAPPSPEPVAAEPERVGGLLPDDWAALFRVRRDILDPVLPWLQQELCRNQELGWWKINWLKSMILAFLCQVGPDRDLLVQCAEHALGPTTAPLIDALIRTIESRCSQEARRLLGLEDPSASLEQEDGPEDPSAAQELEGGLAAQSAPATSPPGTVASGSSTGPDVEELPSTSSGALGRGAGEPGPEAAGPSEQGRSRGPSARSRGRKRSAGGPRRPTKRRAGSAQRAPPPCKRRPPQRL; from the coding sequence ATGGCCGCAGAAGAGGCATGGACATGCTCCATCTGCCGTGATGTGCGACGGGACATCGCATACGCAATTCCGTGCAATCACGTGTTCTGCCTCGGCTGCATCCACCGGTGGGCGAGGCTGAGAGACAGCTGCCCACTGTGCCGGATGGCCATGAAGACCACCCGGGTCTCTGTGCGGGGAGAAAACCAATACGTGGAGTGCATCGTCTCCCCGCCCGCAGTGCCAGTGCCCGCTGGCTTCGGCCCCGCCACCGGCCCCAGCGGCACTGCAGCATCTGCTCCACCCTCTGCACCACCGTCCCCTGAGCCAGTGGCCGCGGAGCCGGAGAGAGTGGGCGGCCTCCTGCCAGATGACTGGGCAGCACTTTTCAGGGTGAGACGTGACATCCTCGACCCGgtgctgccctggctgcagcaggagttATGCCGCAACCAGGAGCTCGGCTGGTGGAAGATCAACTGGCTGAAGAGCATGATCCTGGCATTCCTGTGCCAGGTGGGGCCGGACAGGGACCTCCTGGTGCAGTGCGCAGAGCACGCCCTGGGGCCTACCACCGCACCGCTCATCGACGCTCTCATCAGAACCATCGAGAGCCGGTGCAGCCAGGAGGCCCGGAGGCTGCTGGGCCTCGAAGACCCCAGCGCCTCCCTGGAGCAGGAGGACGGCCCCGAAGACCCCAGCGCTGCCCAGGAGCTGGAGGGCGGCCTCGCGGCCCAGTCCGCTCCCGCCACCTCCCCGCCGGGGACCGTCGCCTCCGGCAGCTCCACGGGTCCCGACGTGGAGGAGCTCCCCAGCACGTCCAGCGGGGCCCTCGGCAGGGGTGCTGGCGAGCCGGGTCCCGAGGCAGCCGGTCCCTCTGAGCAGGGCCGCAGCCGCGGCCCCTCCGCTCGCAGCCGGGGCAGGAAGCGCTCGGCTGGGGGGCCCCGGCGCCCCACAAAGAGGAGGGCCGGCAGCGCCCAGCGCGCTCCTCCGCCCTGCAAGAGGCGGCCCCCCCAGCGCCTCTAG